One window of the Calditrichota bacterium genome contains the following:
- a CDS encoding T9SS type A sorting domain-containing protein: MPGEFRLLPPQPNPFLGTALLSYYLPADEQVTLVVYDLLGRQVRTLVAGEKVAGAHRVAWDGKDDQGRLLPSGQYLCVLRSKAGSQAQKVVLLR; the protein is encoded by the coding sequence ATGCCCGGCGAGTTCCGTCTGCTGCCACCGCAGCCGAATCCGTTTCTGGGCACGGCCCTGCTGAGTTACTACCTGCCGGCTGACGAGCAAGTAACCTTGGTCGTCTACGACCTTTTGGGCCGCCAAGTGCGCACCCTTGTGGCTGGGGAAAAGGTGGCGGGCGCGCATCGGGTTGCCTGGGACGGGAAGGATGACCAGGGCAGGCTCCTCCCGAGTGGCCAGTACCTGTGTGTGCTGAGGAGCAAGGCAGGCAGCCAGGCACAGAAGGTGGTGCTCCTGCGGTGA